From a region of the Solanum stenotomum isolate F172 chromosome 2, ASM1918654v1, whole genome shotgun sequence genome:
- the LOC125857105 gene encoding uncharacterized protein LOC125857105, giving the protein MHPDLVTEEFMAKLQVKEESIEDEPKIDLEEEDYDDDDDHEVELVDASEEEFSFVCGVLTSPVAAEEAFDNGQIRPFFPLFNQDLLLSDIDFQHLKKRAAPVNPPTTSNEEISGPYCEWSKKATNINNSADNKTTCKKSNSTGFSKLWRFRDFMNRSNSDGRDAFVYLNNNTTTTTSSLSNVVKKEDKIVSQKKMEISGDGVVKLVTQNKKKIQKSEAVLAHEVYMKSKAKHEERRRSYLPYRPDLVGFFTNVNGGLTRNVHPF; this is encoded by the coding sequence ATGCATCCGGATTTAGTAACTGAAGAGTTTATGGCGAAACTACAAGTAAAAGAAGAATCAATTGAAGACGAACCCAAAATTGATTTAGAAGAAGAGGACTATGACGACGACGATGATCATGAGGTTGAACTTGTTGATGCTTCTGAAGAAGAATTTTCATTTGTATGTGGAGTACTTACATCACCAGTAGCAGCAGAAGAAGCATTTGATAATGGTCAAATCAGACCATTTTTTCCTCTCTTCAATCAAGATCTTCTCTTGTCTGATATTGATTTCCAGCACTTGAAAAAACGCGCAGCACCTGTCAATCCTCCAACAACATCCAATGAAGAAATCTCTGGACCCTATTGCGAATGGTCAAAAAAGgcaacaaatataaataattcagCTGATAATAAGACTACTTGCAAAAAGAGTAATTCAACTGGGTTTTCAAAGCTATGGAGATTTCGAGATTTCATGAATAGGAGTAACAGTGACGGAAGAGATGCATTCGTATACTTGAACAACAATACTACTACAACAACGTCATCTTTGTCAAACGTTGTCaagaaagaagataaaattGTTTCGCAGAAGAAAATGGAAATCAGTGGAGACGGAGTTGTGAAATTAGTAacacaaaataagaagaaaatacaaaagagtGAAGCTGTGTTAGCACATGAAGTTTATATGAAAAGTAAAGCAAAACATGAGGAACGCCGGCGATCCTATCTTCCTTACCGGCCGGACCTTGTTGGTTTCTTCACTAATGTTAATGGCGGATTAACCAGGAATGTACACCCCTTTtaa